Proteins encoded by one window of Bacillus sp. DTU_2020_1000418_1_SI_GHA_SEK_038:
- the spoIID gene encoding stage II sporulation protein D, translating into MTKFKPFIVLGALLVFITLLIPSLLVLPFKDDRVTGKLGERLKQEDDTKPTAETSNEPAVEVAVFRMKTKQVDTLPLEDYVVGVVASEMPRAFEKEALKAQALAARTYIVNQMIRENKSELPGGALVTDTVEHQVYKDMDEIRKTFGADYKWAIEKITEAVKETSGQIIVYEGSPIDASFFSTSNGHTENSEAIWLNAVPYLKSVESPWDIKSPEFSDQKIFTISEFENRLGVKLPSDNTIGTITERTAGKRVGEVEINGKVLTGKVIREKLGLKSTDFTWKRQGNKIVIDTRGYGHGVGMSQYGANGMASEGKTYKDIISYYYKGVEITNSENYLTKVLARK; encoded by the coding sequence ATGACAAAATTTAAACCTTTCATCGTACTAGGAGCACTGCTTGTTTTCATTACTCTACTTATTCCTTCTTTATTAGTCCTCCCTTTTAAAGACGATCGGGTGACAGGAAAGCTAGGGGAGCGGTTAAAACAGGAGGACGACACGAAGCCTACAGCGGAAACATCTAATGAGCCAGCTGTTGAAGTAGCTGTATTTCGAATGAAAACCAAGCAGGTCGATACGCTTCCGCTAGAGGATTATGTTGTCGGTGTAGTAGCATCGGAAATGCCAAGAGCTTTTGAAAAAGAGGCGTTAAAGGCTCAAGCCTTAGCTGCAAGAACGTATATTGTAAATCAAATGATTCGTGAAAATAAGTCAGAGCTGCCTGGTGGAGCGCTTGTCACGGACACAGTAGAGCATCAGGTTTATAAGGATATGGATGAGATAAGAAAAACTTTTGGAGCGGATTACAAGTGGGCCATTGAAAAAATCACAGAAGCCGTCAAGGAAACGAGCGGGCAAATTATCGTATATGAAGGATCCCCAATTGACGCCAGCTTTTTTTCAACAAGCAATGGGCATACAGAGAATTCTGAGGCGATTTGGTTAAATGCCGTTCCTTATTTAAAAAGCGTTGAAAGTCCATGGGATATAAAATCGCCAGAGTTCAGTGACCAAAAAATCTTTACGATTTCTGAATTCGAGAACCGATTAGGGGTTAAGCTTCCTTCCGATAACACGATTGGCACTATAACAGAAAGAACTGCCGGCAAGCGTGTAGGCGAGGTTGAAATCAATGGCAAGGTCCTTACTGGAAAGGTCATTCGAGAAAAGCTCGGACTGAAGTCAACAGACTTCACGTGGAAGCGTCAGGGTAACAAGATTGTCATTGACACAAGGGGTTATGGCCATGGTGTTGGCATGAGCCAATACGGGGCAAATGGGATGGCCTCAGAAGGCAAAACCTACAAAGACATCATCTCCTACTATTATAAGGGCGTAGAAATCACAAACAGTGAAAACTACCTTACAAAGGTCTTAGCCAGAAAATAA
- a CDS encoding M23 family metallopeptidase, with product MREEEKKRSSQNSSFKRFLKKRWAFPAIYIAAAAIILTGVLWYQNANNTANPDSVDNTATDVPGKKFDEPAIEVNRSMENILMPVKDADAAVIQRHFYDAGAKAEEQEAALVLYQNQYHQNTGINIGMKDGETFDVVASLSGTVTKVEEDVLLGNVIEIEHDKGIVTQYQSVKEISVEVGDQVKQGQVIAKAGESMFDAEAGVHVHFEIRKDNVALNPHDYFQKPLSTLQELSEEDGTKASDDQDAVDEKASEEDTDQDTSDEEKDSEEDTNNETEQDSKKSSNA from the coding sequence ATGAGAGAGGAAGAAAAGAAACGATCTTCTCAAAATTCCAGCTTTAAGCGCTTTTTAAAGAAGCGTTGGGCATTCCCAGCGATCTACATTGCAGCAGCAGCAATCATTCTAACCGGGGTTCTTTGGTACCAAAACGCAAATAATACAGCGAATCCAGATAGCGTGGATAACACCGCTACAGATGTACCGGGGAAAAAGTTTGATGAACCAGCAATCGAAGTAAACCGATCTATGGAAAACATTCTGATGCCTGTAAAAGATGCCGATGCAGCAGTCATTCAAAGACATTTCTATGACGCAGGTGCAAAAGCGGAAGAACAGGAAGCCGCACTTGTCCTTTACCAAAACCAATATCACCAAAACACAGGTATCAATATTGGGATGAAGGACGGCGAGACATTTGATGTTGTTGCATCATTAAGTGGAACGGTTACGAAGGTTGAAGAAGATGTGCTGTTGGGAAATGTCATTGAAATTGAACATGACAAAGGAATTGTAACACAGTATCAATCTGTTAAAGAGATCAGTGTCGAGGTTGGCGATCAGGTTAAGCAAGGCCAAGTGATTGCAAAAGCTGGTGAAAGCATGTTTGATGCGGAAGCAGGTGTCCATGTACACTTCGAAATTCGCAAGGATAACGTTGCTCTTAACCCGCATGATTACTTCCAAAAGCCATTAAGCACATTACAGGAGCTTAGTGAGGAAGATGGAACGAAAGCATCTGATGATCAAGATGCAGTAGATGAAAAAGCCTCTGAGGAAGATACAGACCAAGATACAAGCGATGAAGAGAAAGATTCCGAAGAAGACACGAATAACGAAACAGAACAAGATTCTAAGAAATCTTCAAACGCATAA
- the spoIIID gene encoding sporulation transcriptional regulator SpoIIID, with amino-acid sequence MHDYIKERTIKIGKYIVETRKTVRVIAKEFGVSKSTVHKDLTERLPEINPELANEVKEILDYHKSIRHLRGGEATKMKYKKEEVEGEVIK; translated from the coding sequence GTGCACGATTACATCAAAGAGAGAACTATCAAGATTGGAAAGTATATCGTGGAGACGAGAAAAACAGTTCGCGTTATCGCGAAGGAGTTTGGCGTATCCAAAAGTACAGTCCATAAAGACTTAACAGAAAGACTTCCTGAGATTAACCCTGAACTGGCGAATGAAGTGAAGGAAATTCTAGATTACCATAAATCAATCCGACATTTACGCGGGGGAGAAGCCACAAAAATGAAATATAAGAAAGAAGAAGTTGAAGGGGAGGTAATAAAATAA